CCTGAGTGGTTACATCTCCTTCCTGTGTCATCTCTGTAAACCAACTCGGGTAAGTCAGAAGCCACTCTATATTTGGGGAATCTGTTAGCCTCTCCAGAGGACTGGCATCAGTCAACAGATCAGGAAGTAACCTGGGATTATTTATGGTTGTATCTGCTGGTTCAACTGTCAAGTGTTCAACAGCTTCTTCAATTGGCCGACAATAGTAGTGGTCCTCTTGCAACAAATAGCCCTCCTCACAAAGACACTCAAATCCACCTTCGTAATTTCTGCACAGCTGATCACAAATGTTTGGATTTTTACACTCATTAGTGTCTCCACAATGATCTGGATCTTCAGGGAGTTGAGAGAATCCCTCATGGCAGCTGCACACGTAGGAACCAGGCAAGTTTTCACACAGATGTTCACAATTTCCTTCCATGCACTCATCCACGTCCACGCATTCTCCAAACTCTGATGGCTGATATCCCTCATGGCATCTGCACTCAAATGCACCAGGTGAATTTATACAGACCTGTGGGCATGGTTTCTGCAAGCACTCATCTATATCAAGACAGTTATGACCATCACCAGATAGGAGGTATCCATCTGGGCACTTGCAGCGGTGTCCCAGAAGAGTGGGCTCGCACTCAAACTCACAGTTGGCACTATGGCAGGGGTCTAAGAGCTGGCAGGTCTTTCCATCATCACCCAGCTCATAATTCTCAGAGCACTCACAGATGTAATGGATATCCATTCTCACACACAAGTGCTCACACCCTCCATTATCCTGTTCGCACCAGTCCCTTTGAGTGTCCATGCAGAGTGGTGCATCCTTAGACCAGCCAACAATGCCATCTTCTCTCAGCATGCACAGCACTGACTGGTCTTCCTTCTCGCTGTCTGGACAGGAGACGGTGGCCACAGAGCCGAAGGGGATGTGAGTTAGAACAGTGCTGATAAGGTTAAACGGGGTTGTGTACATAACAGACCCCCCTCCTTCTTTTTGAAGAGCTGGGCACAACCCTTGATAGGTGTAGCGGCAAAGGAAACCTTCCACAGCCACTGCACACGAGCCTTCCAGCCATTTAAAGTTGTTCTGGTCACTGCCACTTTTGTCTGCTGTGTTGTAAGTAATGACCACACAGCGAAGAGCAGCACAAGCACTTGATAAGTCATCACGTTGCCAGTTTGTATACTGCGTCTCCTGGTCTCCAGTGATCCAGGTGAAGCCTCTCAGTGGACGAGTGGCAGAGCACTGTCGAGGCTGACGCTGGAGGCCAATCCACAGCCTGATTCTGGGCCGAGAGCCACGTCTCACCCCTGAAGTTAGGAGCTCATGGATCAAGGAAGCCTCTTCTGGTTGTTTAACTGTAGCCAGGTTCCCCCCTTTCTCCTTGCAGCTCCTCCAGGACTCACGGAAGTTCTTGCGATGGAGGTGAATCGAGTAGCATCCCTCGTCATTGCACACAAAATCCTGCTCCTGCAAGTTCTGTCCCACAACACCCGCAGAACAAGACAAATATAGCAGTCCAAAGAAAAGACAGGGATATGCAGCACAGTATTTTTTAAAAGTCCTGTTTCCCATGACTTCTCTTTAGTTTTCTACACCTGAGGTTTCTGTGGCTTGCTTTTGTCGTACTCACTTGCAGGTTTATTTTCTCCCTgacctaattaaaaaaaaattattaaccttTGAGTGCTTTTCATACCTCTGGTCTCTCTGCTTAAAGAGATGACTTTTGTCTGCAGTCTGTCTGCAGCAGAGAGACCGAGAGGGAGGGTACAGAATTGTGTTTTTGGAAGAGGGGGCGGGTAATAAGTGTGCTGAGTGGAGGAATTTTGCTTGTATTTTCCCTTGTGCCGTATGGTTTTCATAAGTCTGTTTAAGGAAATAGTTTGTGACCCTGCCAACAGGTCCCCCTACTAACCCCCCATCATCTGCACACCCGTTCAATCACTACAGCAATTACCATTACAAAGCTATCCATCCAATCTGAAAACTGTATCCTGGTCATACTGATTAGATCTTCTTTCTTTTCCCATTCTTTTATAGTTCAATTTTGTACTGCTGCTCAGACTGTTTTTCCCTTGGTCTTTGAATAAATATGAAAGACAATTCTTATGAAGTAATGAGGTGATATAAAACAAATTTGTTGACGCATTAAATATTTGTTAATTCAAGAACACTAATTTGATGAGGGTTTGTTATTCAGACAACTTTTAATTGAAAGCTGTACAATTCAAAATATagctaaaaaatataaatgtcacAATCTGTTAGACTCTTTCATTGAGAACCAAGCTGTAAAATCATCATGAGTAGATTTTATtgcaaatatgaatataaaaaaaactaaaaattgtcTTTGTGCACCAAAGGTAAAAACAATAAGTAAGCAAAATAAAGGCAGGAATGCCATcaacaattaaattacaattgGAAAGAACAAAGGTAAGTTTAAAGATGTTTGATAATGTGAGAATATGTAGAAGTTTCCTCAAAGTAGTCCCAGCACTCTCAATAGCATGGAGCCAATAAACCTTGAGGGGTCAAGGCTTCCCCCTTTCAAAACAGGAGAGATGTGTTTGTCCAAGACCTCAACCTAATGTTCTCCAATTCAAACTCACACCCTCATGAGTTTGACTTGTCAAAATGGAGATCTTGATAGTTAAATTGGTGACATTGATCCACAGTAAGCACATGGATATCAGGTATTGCTGCAGTTCCAATCGTCATCAGCACAGAAGCCAGCAGCTCAACAGTCAGGCTGTCTTTCTTCAGACCTCTTCAGGCATGTAGATTTAATCTCAGTTTCAATTACTCCTCTCAAAAGAACATACCctcactcactctttctctccaCAATCTCTCACACATCTATTTCTCTTAGCCAAAAGGCACCCCTTTGAAATCCATCCCAAAAAATCTTTCTGGCCTGTTCCAATTCAAACAAGCCTGTCCTGGTGTAGACTTTCCTTTCTCTCATTCAACTCAGATGCCCTTGGCATTCTCAAATAAGAGAAGCACAATTCTGAACTtctataaagggatagttaaaccaaaactattttagaaaactttctcaccctcatgtagttccaaacccgtatgacatcCTTTCCTTCAATGTAATACAAAAAGAGATGTCAGGCATCATGTTCAGTCATAGTCACatcttattcactttcattgattgatttttttttacatttttttatgaaagttaatggtgaatAAGGCCAAacatcttttatgttccacagaaagtCATTcgtatgtgtttggaacaatatgagtgtGAGTACATTGATTTTCATTTTAAGGACAAAATGACAGAATACTCTTGAACATACTGAAACAGAAGAGACAAAagaataaatgtacaaatatattctATAAAAACATGACCTTAATACAGAAAAATTTAGCTAAGAATTAGaagtaaatatttgttttgtttacttaaCCCTCCAGAGAAACATATCTACATGGGGCATGCTTACTCCTCAATTGTCCAGTTGTTGAAACCCGCTCTCTAGTCTTTGGAGACGTCTGCCTGTTATTCCACATTAAAAGTTTAGGATTTGCATCTTTCTCTATGTAAGATAAAGCTGCATGAAAGGAGATCATAAAGATAGACATTTTTAATACTATGATTCTTTATAAACTACGATCACTGGCTTCCGGAAACGGCCGTCcgcacgttcacaagagagtcgagttccggcattTGACTTaagcgtagcgtaagctccggtgaaaAGTGACGAATGCAGAAGTGCAGAGGATAGAGCCAAACAAAACACTGGTAACAAATTAGAAGTCAACAacaaggatttttaaagaaaaatgtcagagatttcgatataagagaagaggagagttttttgcccagccctatttgtttgaaccggagtacaccaaccaggaactccgggagatggaggaggctgcagcagcggcacaaacaaaagaatctggtaAACGGAGAGTACGGAAGACGCGGTGGTGCTAATGCAGGAAATgtgaggtaatgccaacagaggctgagattgttggaatgactggatagatgcacGAATGCAtaattttaagactaatacaaatctacaatatagctaaaacaactcactttcctttgctgtaaacaacgcaCGCTTccacgttcgtcacttctcaccggagcttatgcTACGTACGTCATATGaaggaactcgactctctcgacTCTCTCATtgtttcgcttcagaaggcctttattaacgccctggagccatatggattacaattatgatggatggatgtgcttttttgggcttcaaaatctgagGTACCATTCACTCACATTACAAAGCTTGGAAAAGCGaggatattttttattataactctgattgtgttggctgaaagaagaaagtcatttacACCTAGGATAATTTTTTAAGCACGTTGAAATGTACTAGTGTTTCAGCTGAACAATTTTTTCCACCACTTTGAGAAATTACAAAATCCACTCAGTAAAATATACCCATCATATTGCCAAATGCACTTTATTTCAGCATTGAAATAAGGTAGAGCTTGAACTAAGCACAGCTTGAAAAGGTACCTGGTCAATCTGCATTACATTAGAAACCttttttacttacattgaaaaatTTGGATAGTAGCCCTCATTATGCATTCTAAAAGTTTGTAAAATCTATATTAAAGTGATAAATGGTTATGATCTACATAGTTTCAGCAGCCTATTCAGTTCAGTCTTAGCATAACTTTCAGCTGAACAGACGGACACACTTGGCTGATGTCAGATTGGCCTTCTCCTCCGACTGtaatttcaacacaaataaataatggtCATGAGTTTTGCAGAGGGTCAGTTCCTGACCTATGTCTGCAGACTAGATCATATCATGTGGATGTAGAagcttttattagattttttttgcaaGTTTCGTGTCTGCTCTATTgattttaacaatagttttttAATCAATTTAGTGAAAGTTTTATCACATATATACACTGGTCACATAAGAAAGAGAAGCTAAGGCAGAAAAAACAACCCATTCTTTCCTCcgaggaacacaaaaagagatgttaggcagaagttTAGCCCgaatcactattcactttcattgcatctctttTTTTCCATACTATGAATATGACAGGTGACTCCTATTCACACCAAGACTGAATTTTCGGTGCCAATGTTCATTCCAACGAGCTTTTGATATGAATAATGAATTCCCATGGCACTATTCACACCAAATCTGACAAATCTTCCGTCGACAAtccaaagtttttgttttttttacggCGAGTGGTTTGATTTTTTTACCTTCAGACTGCGATTAAAACTGACCAATATTGGGGCCTGGTAGCTCAGTGAGTTTTGATGTTGACTACCTCtgctggagtcacgagttcgaatccagggagtgctgagtgactccagccaggtctcctaagcaaccaaattggcccagttgctatggagggtagagtcacatggggtaaactccttgtggtcatgattagtggttctcgttctcaatggggtacgtggtaaattgtgcgtggattgcagagagttgcatgagcctccacattcgGAGTCTCCAcaatgtcatgcacaacgagccacgtgctAAGATGGCGGCGTTCCCAGGAGGCGGCGAGGCAGTATCTTCTCTCTCTTCCCTCTATCCACCCCCTGTGTCTTATATTCCCTACCCTTCCCCCATTCCCCTCActctcgcacaatcctccgcagtcagcctttatccctcttggaggcttgattagcctgataagggaccttgtgtgtagaatcacgacccggccccgccctccaccctgcctcAGTCTCATAAATAGTTTTGTCTGAAATGTGCACCACTCAGACAAACAGCCTCAAAATGTTACCATGTCAAAGCTTTGTTGTTTCTACATTACTAACAATAGATGCCCCAGCAGAGCATAAAAATCCTAGCTCTCTGTATGCGCATAAAGTGATGAGCCCTAAGGGAATATAC
The Xyrauchen texanus isolate HMW12.3.18 chromosome 34, RBS_HiC_50CHRs, whole genome shotgun sequence DNA segment above includes these coding regions:
- the cd248b gene encoding endosialin; translated protein: MGNRTFKKYCAAYPCLFFGLLYLSCSAGVVGQNLQEQDFVCNDEGCYSIHLHRKNFRESWRSCKEKGGNLATVKQPEEASLIHELLTSGVRRGSRPRIRLWIGLQRQPRQCSATRPLRGFTWITGDQETQYTNWQRDDLSSACAALRCVVITYNTADKSGSDQNNFKWLEGSCAVAVEGFLCRYTYQGLCPALQKEGGGSVMYTTPFNLISTVLTHIPFGSVATVSCPDSEKEDQSVLCMLREDGIVGWSKDAPLCMDTQRDWCEQDNGGCEHLCVRMDIHYICECSENYELGDDGKTCQLLDPCHSANCEFECEPTLLGHRCKCPDGYLLSGDGHNCLDIDECLQKPCPQVCINSPGAFECRCHEGYQPSEFGECVDVDECMEGNCEHLCENLPGSYVCSCHEGFSQLPEDPDHCGDTNECKNPNICDQLCRNYEGGFECLCEEGYLLQEDHYYCRPIEEAVEHLTVEPADTTINNPRLLPDLLTDASPLERLTDSPNIEWLLTYPSWFTEMTQEGDVTTQEPELNENTSSNSPSSEVLMDTTPSAHADSNEEDANLRLNEGEISIATADNRPSMSLTPLPKRKGHYIMFTPAASQKPESTLAYTSGTEQRPGERKKHDKSWLLVALLVPLCVFIVVMLALGIVYCTSCAVETRNKGVTDCFRWTTTSQPEKINTAKS